TTAtattgtaggcgcgaaggttCGGTCTCCCGTCcgaaatttgaattttataCGCCTATTTCTACTTTGGATGGTTTACCTCCTAAGGGGATGAAATTGACAATTATTTACCTAAGCGGACAAAATCGCGAGTGAAGCGGAGGctagtaatataattatataacagTGACAAACAGGCGCCCAAATTGGCTCGATAAAATGAAAGCGACTTATCACAAAAGTAACGACATAATAGCAGTATGGCTTCCACCTTCTGGTACTTCTCAAGACAAATTGAGATGTATTTAACATTGTCGCTGTTTCGTCTCGCTATATAAGTAGTAAAGTTGCTATACATGTATATGTACTCCTAGATAGAGCATTATCATTATCACACTGGCAATTTGCGGGCGAGTTGAAAGCGAAGCGAGCGCGCAGCGAGAGTTTCAACTTGTCCGCAAAGGCCGCAAATAGCCAGTGTAATATGGCCTTACCGGAAAACTGGTGACaatgataaaaatattttgccCTTATAGTTTTGCTACTGGCTTTGTTTTTATGGTCGGGGTAGTAAGCCGTAACATATCAATCGCGCCAACAAAGTTACAAATGTTACGATATAAAATCCAGAAATACAGGTAAGTCCCATTACTATGAATAGTGTGGCATCTGACATGTCGGATGTggcatgtttaaaaataatagggATCGTTGTATGCTGTTTTGGAATACTTTTAGATATAATTGGTCCAAAGTCTAAAAACTGTGTCATCCCTCCCCCGAATATATTCATATTGATTGGACTAAccgtttttaattttcttagaTAATTCATGAGTAGGTAAGTGCAAAATTATTCTGTTTtccttatacagggtgtttcctgtaacaggagcaataaattaaactgtaggctgtactcctcacactgaccaacatttgttcagcgacttttgaaaataactcatgttttgatttttattacacttttaagtttattctaagacgcaatgtattgcaagttatgttatgtttaaagcgtgacaagcaacgtcaaacacactgatgtcagcgtacattgaaggcaatatttattttgtatgaaaacgaggaagtctaaaggattcataatttttaaaagttgctgaacaaatgttggtcagtttgaggagtacagcctttagtttaatttattgctcctgttacaggaagcactctgtatacgGTATTTGTAGTTTTCGAACCCACTTGTGCGTAGTCCGACACGAActtgttttttattaataaaattcacGCGAAGTGACGACACGAAAGATTTATATAGTGAATAGCGTTCCGTGGCACAGGCATGCAATAAATAAAGCTACAGAATTGTGAGACCAAGCCAGGGGAGCTGCGGGAAATATTCACTTTCAATTTGTTCCTTTCCCCAGTTGTGATATGCAGGAACCTCTGAATTATTCAAACACCTTCTTCATAGGTTTGTGGCCAAATAATGTTACGCCCCACTTTGCTTTTCTTCGTTTTTTTATAGGATTTTGGATCTCTAAAACTGTATAATGTATAGTTATAATACACCTAAAGGTACAATACTCTACCATAGtgtaatttatataattaattgagAAGGGAGCTATttcaaaaactttatttatataatataatattttttacatatcaaGAAGCACTTTATGCTTTGACTATACCCTTACCAAGGATGCAATGCCTAAAGTATGTCCCACCCTTTGCAACTTCGGCATAGCGTAACTTTGCTTTCACCTCTCGTTCCTTGAGAAACATAGTGTCACTATATAAAATTAGGAACCATTCGAATAGTGACGTTGttccatttttcaaaagttGAATTTTCAAGGACTAATCATTTTGTATAGTGACACTATGTTTCTCAAGGAACgctctgtacggctaccatcagttttgcACAGACATAAACGGcatcgaaaacgtaatttactttctatgcatctaaCTCGTACTCGCGTATTAgtacgaacgagatgtatagaaagtaaattacattctctatagcgtatatgtcagttttgacactgtcagtgactcatggtacgagcTCTGGCGCCTCCCTCACCTTTGCATTAaccaagtttaaaaaaatcataagatAAAAGCCAAAGCGGGGGCGGCATCTTAATTACTCATCGAAAATTTTGTATCTCAATAAAAAATACCCTTTAATAGAGAAACGTTTATTCCAAGCCAAAACATAACGACAACGACATTGTCGATAGCAATTTAAAAAGTGAGAAAATCAgtattgatacaaaaatattagatCTACATGTGCTCACAGACGAATCACAATAACACTCCTTGACGAAATCCTTATTACTGTGAATTTTCAAATCCTTCACAATTTCTTTAATAAGTGCATCTTGATTAACGTCATAAACAATCCCTTTTGTAGATTCCTTCTTACTGTCATGATAATATTCGTTATCATCGTAGGGTCTTCTTTCGCGACTATCGTTGTCTTCATAATATAAATCGTCTTCCAATCGCGTCGTGAGCTTGCGGCACTTGTGTTTATGTTTCCGAGGAATTTTCAAATCGCTGAATATTGGTTGTGGATAGCTTACTGTGTATGGAATCATCGGAGCTTCACTAGCAAAATATGTATAGGGTACATAAACAGGGTAGAAACTGTATGGATTAGAAGTTACAAAGTCTTGGAATGGCTGACCCTGACTGCAAGAGTGGTTAGTTACAGCGCCATAGCGAGAGCACTCGTGAGCTCTAGCGTTCGGAGTTGAATGGGTAcatctttttttattatgattagtgCCCGAACAATTGCATGGACTTGATGGATTCGTTTTTTTACACTTACACTTTTCTTTGGCTCCAGGGTCAGATAAACTTCTCATCCCGATGACTTTACTGTTAAATGGTATATTTTttgaagatttatttatttctggttTTAACCACAGTACCTTATTACGATTTAGTTCGCCATATTCTACCAGTTTATTTGCTTCCAATGTTGACTCCGGTGTTATCTTTAATTTCGGTAAAGGATCTAAATATTCATCGTCGTTTTTTATCTTGATACTGTCGAGCTTGTTCTGATCTCTTATGTCAACATCCCTTACATTATTTATGTGCTTGAAAATTGGCCATTTCTGGTTTATTTCGAGAGTTGGAGTAATCAAATGATGCTTACTTGAAAGGGGTAAAGCATTTTTAGAACTGTATTTTTGGTCATGTATGTGTTCCATAGATAGCAGCATTTCATCGCTCAGTATTTTGTCAAAAATATTAGActttaaatcattattaaaattgtttgtTTTATGATTCGTTCCTTTAAGTTGAGCAGCACCtgaaaaaaaacgtttattacAGACCGTGTAACGTTTTAATAATATAGAACAAGAGAGGAAATTTACATCAAGTTTACCTCTTGGGTTGGAAATTTCTTCGCGTTCTCCTACATAATTCGTAGTCCTTATGGATCTTTGGGTGAAACAGTTTATCTCCGAATGCGTAAAATATGCAAACACTAAAAAATAGAATACAAAAAACATAACAGAAAATGGACATTTTACTGACACCAGTTGAAAGCTGCCAAGTCGTTATAAAACGAATCTATTAGGCCGTGTTTGACAATTCTTTTGGATAGGGTAATTCGATTTAGGAtattttattatgataaatGTAAAATTGCTCGTGTTGTTTATTTGTATAAGTAACATTGGTGGGTGCTGCTGTGATTACTGCAGAATATGTCCGAGCCACACGCTCTGCATGTATAAGGTGGGTTAATTATTTAGTTGATTATTGGCGTGACGGTACGTGTATCCGTAATGTGCAGACCAAACCCTGCATTCTATACAAGTGGTATGTACATAACGTCACACGTACATATCGTGCAGTCACGTAAGCGTTAAGTTAATAGAGCTCTGTCTGTACGTATACGATGTAGCTATTTATGTTCTCCTTTATTCATTTAACATCTTCGGCAAGgtcatttataatatgaatgtaagaagaagaataataacacataaaaattcataaaaaaatacatataaacacattataaaaaacctaactatTATTGCCAGAAAAATTCGCTTCCTATTACAATAAAATGTCTACTCTTATATTAAGAATTTAATTTCTACGGTTGTTTAATTTTGCAATAGACAGCAGATATTGAGTAAAATTtcttaaacaaaaacaacacgACGTACATACCTGCCCTTACGAACTTACTTTGTGAACATTGTGTAAGTAGCTTAACATACAGTGGTCCCTTAATTATAACTGCAGTACAGTATTACTCATAGGAATAAGATATAAATCAAATAGACAGATATTTTCAAGTCAAACAGTAATTGGCCTGGATGTTTTGGTTCTCGGAAAACTGTATTAAAGCAAAAACACTGCGACGGAAATGACGGAACAATACTACGAAGCTATCAGTATATTTTTGACTTTAGAAAACAGTCATACTTAAGACTGACAAGTACCGATAGCACTGGCGGTAGAACgggaaattcagtaaaatgctgcaaatgatgttaaaggtatgaaaatcggtacgattgatctttaaaatattagaaacaatttgacccgaagcaccaacaaataaaaaaaacgagaggagttatgacgtcatcatttttttgtatggaatttaaaaaaaaattgtttagaaacctatcgtgtgaggtattaaacgaaagggctttctgagccgattccaaaaatatatcatatcattacatttcagtatttttttttattataataaaaataattttcaaaacataccaactttgggcttctccagatacaataccgttcaatatttttttgtaaaatatacctcaagtTATAGCTAATATCCTGTGAACCACCAGGACTACGACACATATATATATCGGATCACTGACAATTTATTGCTTCTGCATAAATATACCCTGCCACGCACGCAGGTTTTAATATTACCTAATACACAATTTCCCGCTATTTAATAAACTTGTGATTagctaaaataaaattctatatGTCAAACCTCTTACGCGGCATTACAATATTTGACGTTGCCTAACGGTGCGCTGTACAGTTGAGATGCTCGCGACAcaatacaatacacgtgcggTCATTTTTGGGGTCTAGTAAGACTTCTATAGTTACTTAAGTTCATTGCAAAAACACAACCACGCTACGGGAACTTTTTAATCACTTGGCTTTTCAGAAAACTCACGTGGCACGATTGCCAGACTCGTGGTTTTAATTTAGAAGAACCTGCGAAAAAGTACGAAAAGTTTTAATTTGAAAACCAAACAAAACAACAGCTTTCTtcgtttatttttaatcaaCAGAGATGCAAAATATGTGTACCTAGGATAGATTAGAACAACTGAAGCCATACCGAATTCTAAAATTttgctgtaggtacctaataagtaataaaaagtgtaaaattgtaaatttttggTTTAAGTATCTCTTTATTTCAAATCTTGACTTATGTAAAGTACAAATGAAAGATTAAGACCTCTTATGGCTTTTATGGCTTTTAGCAACTGTAACAAGTTTACGAATTAATGTCTAACACTTTTCCCGCCCAACaagatgtaacaaaaatagtgggaaTTTGAGTATGtatatcttataataatcatttatttttacagaGACCGGGGCCGGGCCCATATTGCAGATCGTACGACAAGACGGCTTTAATAACAAAGGAGGATGTCGAGACGATCGTCAACAAAATCAACCTAAGGAGGAACTTTGTCGCTCTCGGGTTGGCCAGGAACTTACCGAGTGCCGCTAACATGAATCAAATGGTTAGTCTCAGAAAACTATTTACTTAGATACTTTTACTTCTTACTGGCAAGAGTAGAATAAAACTAGAGTCTCCCGGTCCATGGTTTCCGATCGAAAGAGGCGTACGACAAGGGGACCCCTTGTCCCCAAAACTTTTTATAGCCACTTTAGAATATATATTTAGTCAACTAGATTGGAGTAGGTACGGCATAaggattaataataaaaacctgAGCCACCTACGATTCGCGGATGATCTGGTACTACTATCAGAATCTGGCTCAGAACTTCAATCTATGATAAACGAATTAAACCAGGCTAGCACGAGAATAGGCCTAGAAATGAATCTAGCTAAGACGATGCTAATGACCAACAGTACGAAGCGACCAATATCAGTCAATAACAAGCCTCTCGAGTACacagataaatatatataccttgGGAAACAAATAAGTTTTGATAGAGCGAGTAATATTTGGGAGGTAGAGCGAAGAACACAAATTACATGGAACAAATACTGGAGCTTGAGAGAAGTATTCAAAagtaacatgccaatcgctataaAAACTAAAGTCTTCAACTCATGTATTATACCATGCCTAACATATGCCTGTCAAACATGGAAATTTgataataaagttaaaaataaattagtcacATGTCAGCGAGCAATAGAGCGAAGCATGCTAAGCATAAATAAAATGCAGAAAATTCGACATACAAAGATTAGAGATATTACCAAAGCAAAAGACGCACTACAGCAAGCATTATCATTAAAATGGAAATGGGCAGGCCACGTATCACGTATCCGAGACCTGAGATGGACAAAAATTCTGACAACATGGAAAGGTCCACTAAGGAAAAGGAAACAGGCGCGACCATATGCTAGATGGGAAGACGAGATCAGAAAAACAGCAGGCCAAAACTGGATACAAACAGCACAAACCAGGGAAGATTGGATAactttggaggaggcctttacccacaGAGGGGTTcttgcataataaaaaaacaaatataatttaaccttcatttgtaaaaatggatgcaagaaataaaaggcttttttattttatttatttatttacttcttACTTCCGCTGACTTGGTAGATATGGGGGCGTTACAACAAAGTACCTAACTTTTGTGTAAACTGGGAATAGTGACAATAATTTGAACATCTTTAGCCGTACCACGAGTTAACACTTGACGTTTATGTTAGTGACTACGTAA
This portion of the Cydia amplana chromosome 7, ilCydAmpl1.1, whole genome shotgun sequence genome encodes:
- the LOC134649464 gene encoding uncharacterized protein LOC134649464, with the translated sequence MFFVFYFLVFAYFTHSEINCFTQRSIRTTNYVGEREEISNPRGAAQLKGTNHKTNNFNNDLKSNIFDKILSDEMLLSMEHIHDQKYSSKNALPLSSKHHLITPTLEINQKWPIFKHINNVRDVDIRDQNKLDSIKIKNDDEYLDPLPKLKITPESTLEANKLVEYGELNRNKVLWLKPEINKSSKNIPFNSKVIGMRSLSDPGAKEKCKCKKTNPSSPCNCSGTNHNKKRCTHSTPNARAHECSRYGAVTNHSCSQGQPFQDFVTSNPYSFYPVYVPYTYFASEAPMIPYTVSYPQPIFSDLKIPRKHKHKCRKLTTRLEDDLYYEDNDSRERRPYDDNEYYHDSKKESTKGIVYDVNQDALIKEIVKDLKIHSNKDFVKECYCDSSVSTCRSNIFVSILIFSLFKLLSTMSLSLCFGLE